Proteins found in one Blastocatellia bacterium genomic segment:
- a CDS encoding capsule biosynthesis protein CapK → MSRTCSLPDEERYPLLDDEGRRLLGRLLEHPSAPRYNFRCGDQLTAAGLERVRAYERELNAAPATWAHGAPPAWVGDYAAWCLREVPFYRKRKGAADDFFALPTCDRADLSREPWSFVPDSQPLDDMIVYDSTGTTGAPLYVPAHPEVSAKYLPALRAALARQGVRLEGGPGSVAIMTICAQDYTLTYATVSAFLDQAAYVKINLNPGEWRDPQDCVRFIDDCRPEIFSGDPLAFAALAQLPVQARPKALVSSAMTLLPGMQRRLEARFGCPVIDVYSLCESRFIAARRNDAFEIIPHDIFVEILDRDGRLCAPGERGEIVLTGGRNPFQAMLRYRTDDYAAMAWRDGRPVLTDFEGRQPTLFVDTRGELVNNINVTHALRPFALAQFSLHQFADRRLRLRLRGDDVDEASVRQALVRLFGDGQELTIEALPGTGARGGKVIQYTSDLTGDELAEKGFSFRRTAVTKSPLSAL, encoded by the coding sequence ATGAGTCGAACTTGCTCACTACCTGATGAAGAACGCTACCCGCTGCTCGACGACGAGGGCCGCCGGTTGCTAGGGCGGCTGTTGGAGCACCCCTCGGCGCCGCGCTACAACTTTCGCTGCGGCGATCAACTGACCGCCGCCGGCCTGGAACGGGTGCGGGCGTATGAGCGAGAGCTGAACGCCGCGCCCGCGACCTGGGCGCACGGCGCGCCGCCCGCCTGGGTCGGCGATTACGCGGCGTGGTGTTTGCGCGAGGTGCCTTTCTATCGCAAGCGCAAAGGTGCGGCGGATGATTTTTTTGCGCTGCCGACTTGCGACCGCGCTGACCTGAGCCGCGAGCCGTGGTCGTTCGTGCCTGACTCGCAGCCGCTGGACGACATGATCGTCTATGATTCAACCGGCACGACCGGCGCGCCGCTCTACGTGCCGGCGCACCCGGAAGTCTCTGCGAAGTACCTGCCGGCGCTGCGCGCGGCGCTCGCCCGTCAGGGCGTGAGGCTCGAAGGCGGCCCCGGCAGCGTGGCGATCATGACGATCTGTGCGCAAGATTACACGCTGACCTATGCGACGGTCTCGGCGTTTCTCGATCAGGCCGCCTATGTCAAGATCAACCTGAACCCAGGCGAGTGGCGCGACCCGCAAGACTGCGTGCGTTTCATTGATGATTGCCGCCCTGAGATTTTTTCCGGCGACCCGCTGGCGTTTGCGGCGCTCGCGCAATTGCCGGTTCAGGCGCGCCCGAAAGCGCTGGTGTCGTCGGCGATGACCTTGCTGCCGGGGATGCAGCGGCGGCTCGAAGCGCGTTTCGGCTGCCCGGTGATTGACGTTTACTCGCTGTGCGAATCGCGCTTTATCGCGGCGCGGCGCAATGATGCCTTCGAGATCATCCCGCACGACATTTTTGTGGAAATCCTCGACCGCGATGGCCGACTCTGCGCGCCGGGCGAGCGCGGCGAGATTGTGCTGACCGGCGGGCGCAATCCGTTTCAGGCGATGCTACGCTATCGCACTGACGATTACGCGGCGATGGCGTGGCGCGACGGGCGGCCTGTGCTGACAGACTTCGAAGGCCGCCAGCCGACGCTGTTCGTTGACACGCGCGGCGAGCTGGTCAACAACATCAACGTAACGCACGCGCTCAGGCCGTTTGCGCTGGCGCAATTCTCTCTGCATCAATTCGCCGACCGCCGCTTGCGGCTGCGACTGCGAGGCGATGACGTTGACGAAGCGAGCGTCCGCCAGGCGCTCGTGCGACTGTTCGGCGACGGGCAAGAGTTGACGATTGAAGCGCTGCCCGGCACCGGCGCGCGCGGCGGAAAAGTGATCCAATATACGTCCGATCTGACCGGCGACGAGCTGGCCGAAAAGGGCTTCAGCTTCCGCCGCACGGCGGTGACAAAATCTCCCCTCAGCGCGCTATGA
- a CDS encoding ammonium transporter, producing the protein MLTSAALVMMMTVPGLALFYGGLVSHRNALSTLMHSFFLLCLISLQWVLFGYTLSFGTDHSSLLGGLDYLGFSNVGQDPSGTATIPHLVFAMYQGMFAIITVALITGAFAERIKFGAFALFSLLWATLVYDPLAHWVWGGGWLMKMGALDFAGGTVVHISSGVSALVAAIVIGKRRCYPHKALPPHNISYTVIGAGLLWFGWFGFNAGSALGASGLAALAFATTHTAAATAGLTWPMIEWLHRGKPTILGAATGAVAGLVAITPAAGYVTVPASMAIGIGVSLICYLGLNTLKPRFGYDDTLDVFGVHGLGGTWGAIATGIFATKSVNPAGADGLLYGNAPQLVTQLIGVAASWGLALVGTFVILKLVNLVVPLRVSEEEEVIGLDLALHGETAYNFLEPGMSGISSSALRESSYAAIPATGDAASGD; encoded by the coding sequence CATGATGATGACCGTGCCGGGGCTGGCGCTGTTTTACGGCGGCCTGGTCAGCCACCGCAACGCGCTTTCGACGCTGATGCACAGCTTCTTTCTGCTCTGCTTGATCAGCCTTCAATGGGTGCTGTTCGGCTACACGCTGTCGTTCGGCACAGACCATTCCAGCCTGCTCGGCGGCCTGGATTACCTCGGCTTCAGCAACGTCGGCCAGGACCCGTCGGGCACGGCGACCATCCCGCATCTGGTCTTCGCGATGTACCAGGGAATGTTCGCGATCATCACGGTGGCGCTGATTACGGGGGCGTTCGCCGAGCGCATCAAGTTCGGGGCGTTCGCGCTGTTCAGCCTGTTGTGGGCGACGCTGGTGTACGACCCGCTGGCGCACTGGGTCTGGGGCGGCGGCTGGTTGATGAAGATGGGCGCGCTCGATTTTGCCGGCGGCACCGTCGTGCATATCAGCTCGGGGGTGTCGGCGCTGGTGGCGGCCATTGTCATCGGCAAGCGGCGCTGCTACCCGCACAAGGCGCTGCCGCCGCATAACATCTCTTACACGGTGATCGGCGCCGGCCTGCTGTGGTTCGGCTGGTTCGGCTTCAACGCCGGCAGCGCGCTTGGCGCGAGCGGGCTTGCGGCGCTCGCCTTTGCGACGACGCACACGGCGGCGGCGACGGCAGGGCTAACCTGGCCGATGATCGAATGGCTGCATCGCGGCAAGCCGACGATTCTCGGCGCGGCGACGGGCGCAGTCGCCGGGCTGGTGGCGATCACGCCGGCTGCCGGTTACGTCACGGTGCCCGCCTCGATGGCCATCGGCATCGGCGTCAGCCTGATTTGCTATCTCGGTCTCAACACGCTCAAGCCGCGCTTCGGTTACGATGACACGCTCGATGTCTTCGGCGTTCACGGGCTGGGCGGCACCTGGGGGGCGATTGCGACCGGCATCTTCGCAACCAAATCGGTGAACCCGGCGGGCGCTGATGGCTTGCTTTATGGCAACGCGCCGCAGCTCGTCACCCAGTTGATCGGCGTGGCCGCAAGCTGGGGGCTGGCCCTCGTCGGCACGTTCGTCATCCTCAAGCTCGTCAACCTGGTCGTGCCGCTGCGCGTCAGCGAAGAGGAAGAGGTCATCGGCCTCGACCTCGCCCTGCATGGCGAAACGGCGTACAACTTCCTGGAGCCGGGCATGAGCGGCATCAGCAGCTCGGCGCTGCGCGAATCCTCCTACGCAGCGATTCCGGCGACCGGCGATGCGGCGTCCGGTGATTGA
- the glnA gene encoding type I glutamate--ammonia ligase: protein MNPKDVLKFAADAKAEFVDLRFTDLLGAWHHLTFPIAELTEDSFAAGFGFDASSLRGWAAINESDMLLIPDISRFWIDQFMDRPTLCIATDVVDPITRESYWLDPRALAKRAENYLKFTGIADTVFFGPEAEFFIFDHVSFHNENHSSGATVDSSEGWWNTASDGNKLGWAIRGKEGYVPCPPLDSIHNIRSEIAAKLKDVGLTVECHHHEVATAGQCEIDFRYSTLLGTADNLMIFKYTVKNVARQFGKSATFMPKPLFGDNGNGMHCHQSLWKDEKPLFAGDGYAGISELAKYYIGGILKHAPAIAAFAAPTTNSYKRLVPGFEAPVNLAYSARNRSAAVRIPMFSPSPKAKRLEVRFPDGTCNPYLAFSAMLMAGLDGIQNRIDPGEPLDKDIYDLPPEELAEIPSVPGSLDEALAALEVDHSFLLKGDVFGEKLIQRWINYKREREINVVRMRPHPMEFSLYYDV, encoded by the coding sequence ATGAATCCCAAAGATGTTCTGAAATTTGCTGCCGACGCCAAGGCGGAGTTCGTAGACCTGCGCTTCACAGACCTGCTTGGCGCCTGGCACCACCTGACCTTTCCGATTGCCGAGTTAACCGAAGATTCGTTCGCCGCCGGCTTCGGCTTTGATGCTTCATCCTTGCGCGGCTGGGCGGCGATCAATGAAAGCGACATGCTCTTGATCCCCGACATCTCGCGGTTCTGGATCGATCAATTTATGGATCGCCCGACGCTCTGCATCGCCACGGACGTCGTTGACCCGATCACCCGCGAGAGCTACTGGCTCGACCCCCGCGCCCTGGCCAAGCGCGCCGAGAACTATCTGAAATTCACAGGCATCGCCGACACCGTCTTCTTCGGGCCGGAAGCCGAGTTCTTCATCTTCGACCATGTCAGTTTTCACAACGAGAATCATTCGTCGGGCGCGACCGTTGACAGCAGCGAAGGCTGGTGGAACACCGCCAGCGATGGCAACAAGCTGGGCTGGGCGATCCGCGGCAAGGAAGGTTATGTGCCCTGCCCGCCGCTCGATTCGATCCATAACATCCGCTCGGAGATTGCCGCCAAGCTCAAAGACGTCGGCCTCACGGTCGAGTGCCACCACCACGAAGTCGCGACCGCCGGGCAGTGCGAGATTGACTTCCGCTATTCGACGCTGCTGGGCACGGCAGACAATTTGATGATCTTCAAGTACACGGTCAAGAACGTCGCCCGCCAGTTCGGCAAGTCGGCGACCTTCATGCCGAAACCGCTCTTTGGCGACAACGGCAATGGCATGCACTGTCACCAGTCGTTGTGGAAGGACGAAAAGCCGTTGTTTGCCGGCGACGGCTATGCCGGAATCAGCGAGCTGGCCAAGTATTATATCGGCGGCATCCTCAAGCACGCGCCGGCCATCGCCGCGTTTGCCGCGCCGACGACGAATAGCTATAAACGGCTGGTGCCGGGCTTTGAAGCGCCGGTCAATCTGGCCTACTCGGCGCGCAACCGCTCGGCGGCGGTGCGCATCCCGATGTTCTCGCCCAGCCCGAAAGCCAAGCGCCTGGAAGTGCGTTTCCCCGACGGGACGTGCAACCCTTATCTGGCGTTTTCGGCGATGTTGATGGCGGGCCTCGACGGCATTCAAAACCGCATCGATCCGGGCGAGCCGTTAGACAAAGACATCTACGATCTGCCGCCCGAGGAGCTGGCCGAGATTCCGAGCGTGCCGGGCTCGCTCGACGAAGCGCTCGCGGCGCTCGAAGTGGATCACTCGTTCCTGCTCAAGGGCGACGTGTTCGGCGAGAAGCTGATTCAGCGTTGGATTAATTACAAACGCGAGCGCGAGATCAACGTCGTGCGCATGCGCCCGCACCCGATGGAGTTCTCGCTGTATTACGATGTTTAA
- the ilvD gene encoding dihydroxy-acid dehydratase, whose amino-acid sequence MSDNRRSRTITEGLHRSPNRAMLRAVGFGDDDFAKPIIGVANGYSTVTPCNLGLNDLTAAAVAVLHEQGAMPQVFGTITVSDGITMGTEGMKYSLVSREVIADSIETVCNAQSHDGLVAIGGCDKNMPGAMIAIARLNIPAIFVYGGTIKAGHWNGEDLTIVSVFETFGSYVAKKTTEVELLEVERHACPGAGSCGGMFTANTMSSAIEAMGMSLPYSSTMAAEDAEKVESARQSAEVLAAAVHQQLLPGDIMTRKAFENAISVVMAVGGSTNAVLHLLAIAHAARVPLTIDDFEAIRARVPVLCDLKPSGRYVATDLHRAGGVPLVMKMLLNHGLLHGDALTITGKTIAETLAEVPDAPSADQDVIRPFEQPVYEQGHLAILKGNLAEEGCVAKITGIKHHQITGPARVFDCEDDCHQAILAGSIRPGDIVVIRYEGPRGGPGMREMLAPTSAIIGMGLGDSVGLITDGRFSGATYGMVVGHVAPEAAVGGTIALIEEGDPVTIDADGRLLQLNISEEEIARRRAAWHPPEPRYRRGVLAKYARLVSSSSLGAVTD is encoded by the coding sequence ATGAGCGATAATCGAAGAAGCAGAACCATCACCGAAGGCTTGCACCGTTCACCGAACCGCGCCATGCTGCGCGCCGTCGGCTTCGGCGACGACGATTTCGCAAAGCCCATCATCGGCGTCGCCAACGGCTACAGCACGGTGACGCCGTGCAACCTCGGCCTCAACGATCTGACCGCGGCGGCGGTCGCCGTCCTGCACGAGCAAGGCGCGATGCCGCAGGTCTTCGGCACGATCACCGTCAGCGACGGCATCACCATGGGCACCGAAGGCATGAAGTATTCGCTGGTGTCGCGCGAAGTCATCGCCGACAGCATCGAGACGGTCTGCAACGCCCAGAGCCATGACGGGCTGGTGGCCATCGGCGGCTGCGACAAGAACATGCCCGGCGCCATGATCGCCATCGCCCGGCTGAACATCCCGGCCATCTTCGTCTACGGCGGCACGATCAAAGCCGGCCACTGGAACGGCGAAGACCTGACCATCGTCAGCGTCTTTGAAACCTTCGGCAGCTACGTCGCCAAGAAGACCACAGAGGTTGAGCTACTCGAAGTCGAGCGCCACGCCTGCCCCGGCGCCGGCTCGTGCGGCGGCATGTTCACGGCCAACACCATGTCGAGCGCCATCGAAGCGATGGGCATGAGCTTGCCTTACTCTTCGACGATGGCCGCCGAGGACGCCGAGAAAGTCGAGAGCGCCCGCCAGTCCGCCGAAGTGCTGGCCGCCGCCGTGCATCAGCAATTGCTGCCCGGCGACATCATGACGCGCAAGGCGTTCGAGAATGCCATCAGCGTGGTGATGGCGGTCGGCGGCTCGACCAACGCCGTGCTGCACCTGCTGGCGATTGCCCACGCGGCGCGCGTGCCGCTGACGATTGACGACTTTGAAGCGATCCGCGCCCGCGTCCCCGTGCTGTGCGATCTGAAACCATCGGGCCGCTACGTTGCCACAGACCTGCACCGCGCCGGCGGCGTCCCGCTGGTGATGAAGATGCTGCTCAATCATGGCCTGCTGCACGGCGACGCGCTGACGATCACCGGCAAGACGATTGCCGAAACGCTCGCCGAAGTGCCCGACGCGCCCTCTGCCGATCAGGACGTGATTCGCCCGTTCGAGCAGCCGGTCTACGAGCAAGGCCATCTGGCTATCCTGAAAGGCAACCTTGCCGAAGAAGGTTGTGTGGCGAAGATCACAGGCATCAAGCACCACCAGATCACCGGCCCGGCGCGCGTCTTTGACTGCGAAGACGATTGCCACCAGGCGATTCTGGCGGGCAGCATTCGCCCTGGCGACATCGTGGTGATTCGCTATGAAGGGCCGCGCGGCGGCCCCGGCATGCGCGAGATGCTGGCGCCGACTTCGGCCATCATCGGCATGGGGTTGGGCGATTCGGTAGGCTTGATTACCGACGGCAGATTCTCCGGCGCGACCTATGGCATGGTCGTCGGCCACGTCGCGCCCGAAGCGGCGGTCGGCGGCACAATCGCGCTCATCGAAGAGGGCGATCCGGTAACGATTGACGCCGACGGTCGCTTGCTCCAACTCAACATCAGCGAAGAAGAGATCGCCCGCCGCCGCGCCGCGTGGCATCCGCCTGAGCCGCGTTACCGGCGCGGGGTGCTGGCGAAGTACGCCCGGCTGGTGTCGAGCAGCAGCCTCGGTGCGGTCACGGACTAG
- a CDS encoding trypsin-like peptidase domain-containing protein yields MRKFSIVILVALAALSAASLFTASAQQVSEGQRLAMYSKPAVVRIYDGYYGQVLWPRLNKTYNCFAVGSGSGAFINPNGYIATNAHVTDATHQGDDKGKESVLTAFINQLARDYGKDARAIFADGDLLRGILSEARLQSLTHIHHVITPDGSNFPFEIKAFGAPVGEGKDVSIIKIEVKNAPVLKLGDSDKVQLQDHITVFGYPGAADTNVLDQKSALEASITDGKVSAKKNAQDGAPVLQVSAPSTHGNSGGPVLNDKGELIGMLTFRGDTVNGQEVQGFNFVIPSSTMKEFIKQAGTENEEGLVDKRYREGLELYWDNNYSQAIKKFEEVSRLYPQHSETARLIRDSQQAIAEGKEKSGLGGFLMLAVLGILGLVVVGGIIGFVVMRSKKQPARPAGQAAFQAHASYPQHQQPQHGQYPQQPQQPSYGQQPQQPQYPPQPAYGQQPGYAQQQGYGQQQPSYPPQAKPAAPQPTQVFSAQSQTAGLGGAAAAVAGHGAIRWTSGPFNGQRMDVRPEGFYIGRDGNYAQVKIEDPRVSSRHLWVGVRDGRVVAIDQNSTNGTFLNQLGTQRIKEVALNAGDTVILSEADVARFVYEK; encoded by the coding sequence ATGCGTAAGTTTTCCATTGTCATTCTGGTGGCGCTGGCCGCCCTGTCCGCCGCCTCGCTGTTTACGGCGAGCGCGCAGCAAGTCAGCGAGGGACAGCGGCTGGCGATGTATTCCAAACCCGCCGTCGTGCGCATCTACGACGGATATTACGGCCAGGTCCTTTGGCCTCGGCTGAACAAGACCTACAATTGCTTTGCGGTCGGCAGCGGCTCGGGCGCGTTCATCAACCCGAACGGCTACATCGCCACCAACGCCCACGTCACCGACGCGACGCACCAGGGCGACGACAAGGGCAAAGAGTCTGTGCTAACCGCTTTTATCAACCAGCTGGCGCGCGATTATGGCAAAGACGCGCGCGCGATCTTCGCCGATGGCGACCTGCTGCGCGGCATCCTGTCTGAAGCGCGCTTGCAGAGCCTGACCCACATTCACCACGTCATCACGCCCGACGGCAGCAACTTCCCGTTCGAGATTAAAGCCTTCGGCGCACCCGTCGGCGAAGGCAAAGACGTGTCGATCATCAAGATCGAAGTCAAGAACGCGCCGGTGCTGAAGCTGGGCGATTCCGACAAGGTGCAGCTTCAGGATCACATCACGGTCTTCGGCTATCCGGGCGCCGCCGACACCAACGTTCTGGATCAGAAGTCGGCGCTCGAAGCCTCGATCACCGACGGCAAGGTTTCGGCCAAGAAGAACGCCCAGGACGGCGCGCCGGTCTTGCAGGTGAGCGCGCCTTCGACGCACGGCAATTCGGGCGGCCCGGTCTTAAACGACAAGGGCGAGCTCATCGGCATGCTGACCTTCCGCGGCGACACCGTCAATGGCCAGGAAGTCCAGGGCTTCAACTTCGTCATCCCCTCCAGCACGATGAAAGAATTCATCAAGCAGGCCGGCACCGAAAACGAAGAGGGCCTGGTTGACAAGCGCTACCGCGAAGGGCTGGAGCTTTACTGGGACAACAACTACAGCCAGGCGATCAAGAAATTCGAAGAGGTGTCGCGGCTCTACCCGCAGCATTCGGAGACGGCGCGGCTGATCCGCGACAGCCAGCAGGCGATTGCCGAAGGCAAAGAGAAATCGGGTCTCGGCGGCTTTCTGATGCTGGCCGTTCTCGGCATTCTCGGCCTGGTCGTCGTCGGCGGCATCATCGGCTTTGTCGTGATGCGCAGCAAGAAACAGCCGGCGCGCCCGGCGGGGCAGGCGGCCTTCCAGGCCCATGCCAGTTACCCGCAACATCAACAGCCGCAGCACGGGCAGTACCCACAGCAACCGCAGCAGCCGTCTTACGGGCAACAACCGCAACAGCCGCAGTACCCGCCGCAGCCGGCTTACGGACAGCAACCGGGCTACGCGCAGCAACAGGGCTATGGCCAGCAGCAGCCGTCCTACCCGCCGCAGGCCAAGCCGGCAGCGCCGCAGCCGACGCAGGTTTTTTCAGCACAGTCGCAGACGGCCGGCCTCGGTGGCGCAGCCGCGGCAGTGGCGGGCCATGGGGCGATCCGCTGGACCTCTGGACCGTTCAACGGCCAGCGCATGGATGTGCGGCCGGAAGGCTTCTACATCGGGCGCGATGGTAACTACGCCCAGGTGAAGATCGAAGACCCGCGCGTTTCGAGCCGCCACCTGTGGGTCGGCGTGCGCGATGGCCGCGTCGTCGCCATCGATCAGAACTCGACCAACGGCACGTTCCTCAACCAGCTCGGCACCCAGCGCATTAAAGAAGTGGCGCTGAATGCCGGCGACACGGTCATCCTTTCGGAAGCCGACGTGGCGCGCTTCGTCTACGAGAAATAG